A portion of the Meriones unguiculatus strain TT.TT164.6M chromosome 14, Bangor_MerUng_6.1, whole genome shotgun sequence genome contains these proteins:
- the LOC132646991 gene encoding transcription initiation factor TFIID subunit 1-like, with protein DRTPEVRLFPRRRPHRHSLQAARTETLENDSEESAPAYGGRRYCHPRAQETEDRGLRASHRACAACSPRGYLGVGFRERVGEVQVSGRHHSRERKLEGSFLDGRSRVSSGRVGDEGGCSRSDSRRAGENRGRHRSVSQERIRGRDGHRLSSPWVAVRGDSDHRSSDASPGEVSGSHSRASRGAVSEDAWVGVSETRGPQTSHSSDRGSDDRSGSWGGASTDGSHCATSSWEDVDGSLDYEASDSSRASIAEESSSRHGGFWERESEEDSRLRDSWDKREDRGPRASDEESSCCSSRDSCEGESEARCSSRGLGSTPPQSPSPREKDHTMPGPSKSSRESADSSFDP; from the coding sequence GACCGCACGCCGGAAGTGCGCTTGTTTCCAAGGCGACGGCCTCACCGCCACTCCCTTCAGGCTGCAAGAACGGAGACGCTGGAAAACGACTCCGAGGAGAGCGCTCCCGCCTACGGCGGCCGCCGCTACTGCCACCCGCGGGCCCAGGAGACCGAGGACCGCGGCCTCCGCGCCAGCCACCGCGCATGTGCAGCCTGCAGCCCGCGCGGCTACCTCGGCGTCGGGTTCAGGGAGAGGGTCGGGGAGGTGCAGGTGTCCGGTCGCCACCACTCCAGAGAAAGAAAGCTCGAAGGAAGCTTCTTAGACGGCCGCTCTAGGGTCTCCTCGGGGAGGGTAGGGGACGAAGGCGGCTGTTCCCGCAGCGACTCGAGAAGAGCCGGTGAAAACCGAGGCCGGCACCGCAGCGTCTCTCAGGAGAGAATCCGGGGACGTGATGGCCACCGACTGAGCAGCCCGTGGGTGGCCGTGAGGGGCGACAGCGACCACCGCAGCAGCGACGCGAGCCCAGGTGAAGTGTCTGGATCGCACTCCCGCGCCTCCAGGGGAGCTGTCAGCGAAGACGCCTGGGTGGGCGTCTCCGAAACCCGGGGGCCGCAAACCAGCCACTCCAGCGACCGAGGCAGTGACGACCGCAGCGGCTCCTGGGGAGGAGCCAGTACCGATGGCAGCCACTGCGCTACTAGTTCTTGGGAAGATGTAGATGGGAGCCTTGACTACGAGGCCAGCGACTCCTCCAGGGCGAGCATCGCCGAAGAATCCAGTAGCCGGCACGGtggcttctgggagagagagagtgaagaaGATTCCCGCCTGAGGGACTCTTGGGATAAAAGGGAAGATCGTGGGCCCCGCGCCAGCGACGAGGAGTCCAGTTGCTGCAGCAGCAGAGACTCCTGTGAGGGAGAAAGTGAAGCCCGGTGCAGCAGCAGGGGCCTGGGTTCTACTCCTCCCCAGAGTCCAAGTCCGAGGGAGAAGGACCATACCATGCCTGGTCCCTCCAAGTCCTCTAGGGAGTCTGCAGACTCAA